The Coprobacter tertius genome includes a region encoding these proteins:
- a CDS encoding DUF3467 domain-containing protein, translating into MNNEKNQVQIELSAEVAEGIYSNLAIISHSSSEFVIDFVRLMPGIPKAPVKSRIILTPEHAKRLMFAIEENILKYEKQFGTIRTNDDSAAIPPFMAPGGQA; encoded by the coding sequence ATGAACAATGAAAAAAATCAGGTACAAATCGAATTGAGTGCCGAAGTAGCAGAAGGTATATATTCGAATCTGGCGATCATTTCCCATTCTTCATCAGAATTCGTTATCGATTTCGTACGCCTTATGCCGGGCATTCCCAAGGCACCGGTAAAATCCCGTATTATTCTTACTCCCGAGCATGCAAAAAGGTTGATGTTCGCTATCGAAGAAAATATTCTAAAATACGAAAAACAATTCGGTACGATACGTACCAATGACGATTCTGCCGCTATCCCGCCCTTTATGGCACCGGGTGGCCAAGCCTAA
- the cysS gene encoding cysteine--tRNA ligase, with the protein MEHQLTIYNTLTRKKELFVPINPPYVGMYVCGPTVYGDGHLGHARPAITFDLLFRYLRHLGYKVRYVRNITDVGHLENDADEGEDKIAKKARLEKLEPMEVVQYYLNRYHKAMDALNVLPPSIEPHASGHIIEQIEYIKKILDAGYAYVSDGSVYFDVAKYNKDHHYGKLSGRNIDELLNTTRELDGQHEKHNSFDFALWKKASPEHIMRWPSPWSDGFPGWHLECSAMGTKYLGEEFDIHGGGMDLLFPHHECEIAQSVAAQGKETVHYWMHNNMITINGQKMGKSLGNFITLDQFFTGEHPLLAQAYSPMTIRFFILTAHYRSTLDFSNEALQASEKALQRLMEGWENLKKIKPSAETSVEIPDLKARCYEAMNDDLSSPIVISHLFDGVRIINTILAGNATISETDLNQLEDTFRTFMFDILGLRNEAEAAAGNEEAYEKAVDLLLDIRKEAKERKDWTTSDFIRNKLTEIGFEIKDTKDGFEWKLNK; encoded by the coding sequence ATGGAACATCAACTGACGATTTACAATACGCTGACGCGAAAAAAAGAATTGTTCGTGCCTATCAATCCGCCTTACGTGGGAATGTATGTTTGCGGACCCACCGTATACGGAGACGGACATTTGGGGCACGCGAGACCGGCCATTACCTTCGACCTCCTGTTTCGGTATCTTCGTCATTTAGGATATAAAGTACGTTATGTACGCAACATTACCGACGTAGGACACCTCGAAAACGATGCCGACGAAGGAGAAGACAAAATCGCAAAAAAGGCGCGTCTCGAAAAACTCGAGCCCATGGAAGTCGTACAATATTACCTCAACAGGTATCACAAGGCTATGGACGCCCTTAACGTACTACCTCCCAGCATCGAACCTCATGCCTCGGGTCACATTATCGAACAAATAGAATACATAAAAAAAATTCTCGACGCCGGATATGCATACGTAAGCGACGGTTCGGTTTACTTCGATGTCGCAAAATACAATAAAGACCATCACTACGGTAAACTCTCGGGGCGTAACATCGACGAATTGCTGAATACGACCCGTGAACTCGACGGCCAACATGAAAAACATAATAGCTTCGATTTCGCTTTATGGAAAAAAGCTTCCCCCGAACATATCATGAGATGGCCATCTCCCTGGAGTGACGGATTCCCCGGCTGGCATCTCGAATGTTCAGCGATGGGGACAAAATACCTCGGCGAAGAATTCGATATACATGGAGGAGGAATGGATTTACTCTTCCCTCATCATGAATGCGAAATCGCGCAATCGGTTGCTGCTCAAGGAAAAGAAACAGTACATTATTGGATGCATAACAACATGATTACCATCAACGGACAGAAGATGGGAAAATCTCTGGGAAATTTCATTACACTCGATCAGTTTTTTACAGGCGAGCATCCTCTGCTGGCACAGGCTTATAGCCCGATGACCATTCGGTTCTTTATCCTGACTGCTCATTACAGAAGTACACTCGACTTCAGCAACGAAGCCTTGCAAGCTTCAGAAAAAGCATTACAACGCCTGATGGAAGGCTGGGAAAACCTGAAAAAAATAAAGCCCTCGGCTGAAACGAGTGTCGAGATACCCGACCTGAAAGCTCGTTGTTATGAAGCAATGAACGATGACTTGAGCAGTCCGATCGTAATTTCCCATCTTTTCGACGGCGTACGTATTATCAATACCATATTAGCAGGAAATGCAACAATTTCAGAAACCGACCTGAACCAACTGGAAGACACATTCCGTACCTTTATGTTCGATATTTTAGGACTCAGAAACGAAGCCGAAGCTGCTGCAGGCAACGAAGAAGCCTATGAAAAGGCTGTCGACTTACTGCTCGATATACGTAAAGAAGCCAAAGAGCGAAAAGATTGGACAACATCTGATTTTATACGAAATAAACTTACCGAGATCGGTTTCGAAATAAAAGATACGAAAGACGGTTTCGAATGGAAACTAAATAAATAA
- a CDS encoding DUF1566 domain-containing protein yields the protein MNTYKRILIVSLFTLIAISIKAQAPDLISYQAVIRNTSGNLVVNKPVNVKISILKNGLNSSPVYIETHTIESNSNGTISLYIGNGNVSLGTFSEINWSSGTYFIKTETDPDGGNNYRITGTSQLLSVPYALYAKNAGNGFDGDYNKLINTPLFSPVATSGDFNDLSNIPDKQQLSIQGNTISLTDGGSITLPQGFEGNYNNLTNLPDLKPVAVSGEYKDLNGIPEKQTLSIKDGNLVITGGDYLKIDSEFFKLPEGFSGNYSDLLNTPGKQKLGIKEGKLMLTGEKDKATLLEIDPDFSILPTGFSGNYKELTDKPVKQTLSIRENKLYLEGGDENTETLLKLGDSVEFPSNSFSGNYNDLTNKPAGNNEGDIMYWSDNSWTILPIGQEGQVLSVADGKLTWIEPSYANTSASTYKTGDIFYARNGLPEGVIIEVSTVGRYGKILSLQETANKKWSTSHETSGATSEKDGRENSKTIQSLPDWRTNFPAFAVTITDDNTWYLPSINEWSEIFKNKNNINSQLLAVGGTPLSGTFYWSSTESLRENDNNERAYATGIAMKSYTLPAGQGEAPITVLAGETYNDDKTIAGTARAIRRLSWAETTSKPVAGETYAIGNLYYTKEDKTDPIGIVYEITDGGLHGKIISLDEAPSSLAWSTENIVTNATNTDNGEKNTSLISALPDNATKYPANTWCTSKGSGWYMPSVNEMVSICKVAFLLNVTLLEKGKIPIEDSGRYWTSTEIDENQSYLVINTSDFSRPNTAKSTTAKVRAVYAF from the coding sequence ATGAATACATACAAAAGAATCTTAATTGTATCTCTTTTTACCCTTATTGCCATCTCAATAAAAGCTCAGGCTCCCGATCTGATAAGTTATCAGGCGGTAATCAGAAATACTTCAGGCAATCTGGTCGTCAATAAACCTGTCAATGTAAAAATCAGCATTCTAAAAAACGGACTAAACAGTTCTCCTGTTTATATCGAAACACATACAATAGAATCCAATTCCAATGGAACGATCAGTTTATACATTGGAAACGGAAATGTTTCTTTGGGAACATTTTCGGAGATCAACTGGTCTTCAGGAACATACTTTATCAAAACCGAAACCGATCCGGACGGAGGTAATAATTATCGAATAACAGGTACAAGTCAACTACTGAGCGTACCTTATGCCCTATATGCGAAAAATGCAGGCAATGGATTCGACGGCGACTATAATAAACTGATTAATACACCCCTATTTTCCCCAGTTGCTACTTCAGGCGATTTTAATGATCTTTCAAATATACCCGATAAACAACAATTGAGCATTCAAGGCAATACAATCTCCTTGACTGATGGCGGCTCAATTACACTGCCACAAGGCTTCGAAGGCAATTATAATAATCTTACTAATTTGCCCGATCTTAAACCAGTTGCCGTCTCAGGTGAATATAAAGACCTAAATGGAATTCCCGAAAAACAGACTCTAAGTATCAAAGACGGTAATCTGGTAATAACTGGAGGCGACTACCTCAAGATCGACTCCGAATTTTTTAAACTACCCGAAGGATTCAGCGGTAACTATTCCGACCTATTAAATACTCCAGGTAAACAAAAATTAGGAATTAAAGAAGGTAAACTCATGTTGACAGGAGAAAAAGACAAAGCAACTCTTTTAGAAATCGATCCCGATTTTTCAATTCTTCCAACCGGATTTAGCGGAAATTATAAAGAGCTGACTGACAAGCCGGTAAAACAGACTTTAAGCATCAGAGAAAACAAACTGTATCTTGAAGGAGGCGATGAAAACACCGAAACTCTCTTAAAATTAGGAGATTCGGTAGAATTCCCGTCTAATTCGTTCAGCGGAAACTACAATGATCTCACCAACAAGCCTGCCGGTAACAATGAAGGAGACATCATGTATTGGTCTGATAACTCATGGACAATACTGCCCATAGGACAAGAAGGACAAGTATTAAGCGTTGCCGACGGAAAACTTACCTGGATAGAACCCTCTTATGCCAATACCTCGGCATCGACCTATAAAACTGGAGATATCTTTTATGCACGTAACGGTTTACCCGAAGGCGTGATCATAGAAGTTTCTACCGTTGGCCGTTATGGAAAAATTCTTTCACTTCAAGAAACAGCAAACAAAAAATGGAGCACATCGCACGAAACATCCGGTGCGACCAGCGAAAAAGATGGCCGAGAAAATTCCAAGACTATACAGAGCCTTCCCGATTGGAGAACAAATTTTCCCGCTTTTGCTGTAACCATTACAGATGATAATACCTGGTATTTACCTTCTATCAACGAATGGTCGGAAATATTTAAAAATAAAAATAATATAAACAGCCAACTCTTGGCAGTCGGTGGGACCCCATTATCAGGCACATTCTATTGGTCTTCTACCGAAAGTCTGCGCGAAAACGACAATAACGAGAGAGCCTATGCTACGGGGATTGCCATGAAATCCTATACGCTTCCCGCAGGTCAGGGAGAAGCTCCCATAACGGTTTTAGCCGGTGAAACTTATAATGATGATAAAACGATTGCAGGTACCGCTCGAGCCATACGTCGTTTGTCTTGGGCCGAAACAACCAGTAAACCCGTTGCAGGAGAGACCTATGCCATCGGGAACCTTTATTACACCAAAGAAGACAAAACAGATCCGATAGGTATAGTATATGAAATAACCGATGGAGGTTTACATGGCAAAATTATTTCGTTAGACGAAGCGCCTTCATCATTAGCTTGGAGTACCGAAAATATTGTAACAAATGCAACCAATACAGATAACGGAGAAAAGAATACATCTCTTATATCGGCCCTCCCTGATAATGCGACGAAATATCCGGCAAACACATGGTGTACCTCAAAAGGTAGTGGATGGTACATGCCATCGGTAAATGAAATGGTCTCTATCTGCAAAGTCGCATTTTTACTGAATGTAACGTTACTTGAAAAGGGAAAAATACCGATAGAAGACTCCGGAAGATATTGGACCTCTACCGAAATCGACGAAAATCAAAGCTATCTAGTTATAAATACATCTGATTTTAGCCGTCCCAATACCGCTAAATCGACAACAGCGAAAGTCAGGGCCGTATATGCCTTTTAA
- a CDS encoding pyridoxamine 5'-phosphate oxidase family protein yields the protein MRTRTIEEQEQIEAVIRECKVCYLAMNGRDGIPYVVPMNFGYENNVFYLHSGPEGKKLELLAADNRVRLIMNTGEELTFQHPDVACSYSMVSKSVMCTGKVEFIENFDEKIKALDIMMRHYTQRSFGYSAPAVKHIRILRIAAENITCKTFGNSIKRRSL from the coding sequence ATGCGTACCAGAACGATCGAAGAACAGGAACAAATAGAGGCCGTAATACGCGAATGCAAGGTTTGTTACCTGGCGATGAACGGCCGGGACGGCATACCCTATGTCGTTCCCATGAATTTCGGATACGAAAACAATGTATTCTATCTGCACTCGGGACCTGAAGGTAAAAAACTGGAATTACTGGCAGCCGACAATCGAGTAAGACTGATAATGAATACAGGAGAAGAACTCACTTTCCAGCATCCGGATGTAGCTTGCAGTTACAGTATGGTTTCAAAAAGCGTCATGTGTACGGGGAAAGTAGAATTTATCGAAAACTTCGACGAAAAAATAAAAGCGCTCGACATTATGATGCGCCACTACACGCAACGTTCTTTCGGCTATAGCGCTCCGGCTGTAAAACATATCCGGATTTTACGTATCGCGGCTGAAAATATAACCTGTAAAACATTCGGTAATTCGATAAAAAGACGTTCTCTGTAA
- a CDS encoding ABC transporter ATP-binding protein, with protein MIEIKNIHKHYGDLEVLKGIDASIKKGEIVSIVGPSGAGKTTLLQIVGTLEKADEGEVIISDTPVSRLREKQLAAFRNKHIGFVFQFHQLLPEFTALENVMIPALIAKMRSTEAEKRAREILDFLNLNDRISHKPAQLSGGEKQRVAVARALVNHPDVILADEPSGSLDSQNKIELHRLFFDLRKEFDQTFVIVTHDESLAAITDRIIQMNDGRITEEMRETDDETNPTL; from the coding sequence ATGATTGAGATAAAGAACATACATAAACATTACGGAGACCTCGAAGTATTAAAAGGCATCGATGCCTCGATAAAAAAAGGCGAAATCGTATCGATTGTCGGCCCCAGCGGAGCCGGAAAAACTACGTTGCTACAGATTGTAGGAACACTCGAAAAAGCAGATGAAGGAGAAGTAATAATAAGCGACACTCCAGTTAGCCGGCTCAGAGAAAAGCAATTAGCTGCTTTTCGAAACAAACATATCGGCTTCGTTTTCCAATTTCACCAGCTTTTACCGGAGTTTACCGCACTCGAAAATGTTATGATACCGGCTCTGATTGCAAAAATGCGTTCTACGGAAGCAGAAAAACGGGCCCGGGAAATTCTCGATTTCCTGAATCTCAACGATCGAATATCTCACAAGCCGGCACAACTTTCTGGCGGCGAAAAACAGCGGGTAGCCGTAGCCCGCGCATTAGTAAACCATCCCGATGTAATTCTCGCCGATGAACCTTCAGGCAGCCTCGACTCACAAAACAAAATAGAACTGCACAGGTTATTTTTCGATTTAAGAAAAGAGTTCGACCAGACTTTTGTTATCGTAACCCACGATGAGTCTTTAGCAGCCATCACCGACCGTATCATACAAATGAATGACGGCCGCATTACCGAAGAAATGAGAGAAACAGATGACGAAACCAATCCTACGTTATGA
- a CDS encoding PaaI family thioesterase, whose protein sequence is MNYIDFFKNDRFATDAGIRLLIADPGYAKAVLIIEDQHLNAGNVVQGGALFTLADLAMAAAANAHGRLAFSIQSDIRFLASAKKGDTLTAEAREILLHKTLCHYKVEITDQEGKLIAVCDGICYRK, encoded by the coding sequence ATGAACTATATCGATTTTTTTAAAAACGACCGGTTTGCAACCGATGCCGGTATACGGCTACTCATCGCCGACCCGGGCTATGCCAAAGCAGTACTTATCATAGAAGACCAACATCTCAATGCCGGTAATGTAGTACAGGGAGGGGCGTTATTTACATTAGCAGACCTGGCAATGGCTGCCGCGGCAAACGCTCATGGCCGCTTAGCCTTTTCGATACAATCCGATATTCGATTTCTGGCAAGCGCAAAAAAAGGAGACACTCTAACAGCCGAGGCTCGTGAAATCCTTCTACATAAAACCCTTTGCCATTATAAAGTAGAAATCACCGACCAAGAAGGAAAACTCATCGCCGTTTGCGACGGTATCTGTTACCGGAAATAA
- a CDS encoding NigD1/NigD2 family lipoprotein, whose product MKKRKILYLSIFCYIAFTLSACDKEETFDYGPFRIDMVTCETGDGTLSFLRDDGCTLVPSPSQATDNYVDGQRVLLNYIVIEKNTTDLCTIQIKSLGKILYNDVKTIDYTQLSMIPDDPIYLVTAWEGGNCINLKYKIEYNSMPHYMQLFYTPELQSDDDTLRLQLRHDKNNDLPGYPTPGYASFRYSALPSANLKNVIKVYINTSNITDKFYTFTLN is encoded by the coding sequence ATGAAAAAACGGAAAATCCTATATTTGTCTATTTTCTGCTACATAGCGTTTACTCTATCGGCCTGCGATAAGGAAGAAACATTTGACTACGGTCCGTTCCGCATCGATATGGTCACTTGCGAGACGGGAGACGGAACATTGTCGTTTCTCCGCGATGACGGGTGCACTCTCGTTCCTTCCCCCTCTCAAGCAACCGATAATTACGTAGACGGACAAAGAGTTCTATTGAACTATATCGTAATTGAAAAAAATACGACAGATCTGTGCACAATACAGATAAAATCCTTAGGAAAAATCTTATATAACGACGTAAAAACGATCGATTATACGCAACTATCTATGATCCCCGATGATCCTATTTATCTGGTAACCGCATGGGAAGGCGGCAATTGTATAAACCTGAAATATAAAATCGAATACAACAGTATGCCCCATTATATGCAATTATTTTATACTCCCGAATTACAATCAGACGACGATACCCTGCGTTTACAATTAAGACATGACAAAAACAACGATCTTCCGGGCTATCCTACTCCAGGTTACGCATCGTTCCGTTATTCAGCACTACCATCCGCTAACCTCAAAAACGTTATAAAAGTATATATCAACACATCGAATATAACAGATAAATTCTATACATTCACGTTAAATTAA
- a CDS encoding helix-turn-helix domain-containing protein produces MKIPLLFTYRNFRTGETISFKNKSSQLLFILSGKIITLTNSANHTYICAGQFTFISPHYIPKCKSLETSSILTVEISSVSQLQKVFPLDILKKECIHITKYQIQPYPINKETEYFLYYIKSCIKNDIIGDSFNEWKLAELFLYLKKYYTLKDIAHLFFPIINYTFDFHSFILSNYKKVKSVNEFATLAHCSLSTFKRKFLENMHAPPGKWMTEKKKADILNELHNGGKKFIEISEEYNFSSRAHFSFFCKKHFGKSPQTLRNEYKFFKQPSLKKQL; encoded by the coding sequence ATGAAAATACCACTTCTTTTTACATACAGGAATTTTAGAACAGGTGAAACAATATCTTTTAAAAACAAAAGTTCTCAATTATTATTTATTTTGTCAGGAAAGATCATTACACTAACCAATAGCGCAAATCACACATACATCTGCGCCGGCCAATTTACGTTCATCTCTCCTCATTACATACCTAAATGTAAATCTCTCGAAACTTCCAGTATACTAACCGTAGAGATCTCGTCGGTTTCTCAATTACAGAAAGTTTTTCCATTAGATATATTAAAAAAAGAATGCATTCATATCACAAAATATCAAATTCAACCCTATCCTATAAATAAAGAGACGGAATATTTCCTTTATTACATAAAATCTTGTATCAAAAACGATATAATAGGAGACTCTTTTAATGAATGGAAATTGGCCGAATTGTTTTTATACTTAAAGAAATATTATACCCTAAAGGATATTGCCCATTTATTTTTTCCGATAATAAATTATACCTTCGATTTTCACTCTTTCATACTATCCAACTACAAAAAAGTAAAATCAGTAAACGAATTCGCAACTTTAGCACACTGCAGTCTATCTACTTTTAAAAGAAAATTTCTCGAAAATATGCACGCTCCCCCCGGGAAATGGATGACTGAAAAGAAAAAAGCAGATATTTTAAACGAGCTCCATAACGGGGGGAAAAAATTTATTGAAATTTCAGAAGAATACAACTTTTCTTCAAGAGCACATTTTTCTTTTTTCTGTAAAAAACATTTCGGGAAATCACCACAAACCTTACGAAACGAATATAAGTTCTTCAAACAACCGTCATTAAAAAAACAATTATAA
- a CDS encoding T9SS type A sorting domain-containing protein encodes MRKKLLLILSIIFCISFVQAQTSINSAGGSVSQPAGFTSYSVGQPFIVPHFSVSGSIFPGIQQIYEISITDGIDSYPEISMNVYPNPVADYLILSLSLSPNIKNITTKLIDIQGTSLRFNEIHDTKTRIDVSTLAPGTYFLRINMGNRVLKVFKILKK; translated from the coding sequence ATGAGAAAAAAATTACTTCTTATTTTATCAATCATCTTTTGTATATCTTTCGTTCAGGCGCAAACCAGTATAAATTCCGCGGGAGGATCCGTCTCTCAACCGGCCGGATTTACCAGCTATTCCGTAGGACAACCTTTTATTGTCCCTCATTTTTCAGTATCGGGTTCTATTTTTCCCGGAATTCAACAAATATATGAAATTTCAATTACGGATGGAATCGATTCTTATCCCGAAATTTCAATGAATGTATACCCCAACCCCGTTGCCGACTACCTGATCCTCTCCCTCTCTTTATCCCCGAATATTAAAAACATAACGACAAAATTAATCGATATACAAGGGACTTCACTACGTTTTAACGAGATACATGACACAAAAACCCGTATCGATGTTTCTACTTTAGCCCCCGGAACCTATTTTCTGAGAATCAACATGGGAAATAGAGTCCTAAAAGTATTCAAGATCCTAAAAAAATAA
- a CDS encoding tRNA threonylcarbamoyladenosine dehydratase produces MDEWLSRTGLLIGDEKLQRLSQSNILVVGTGGVGAYAAEMLCRAGVGRMTIIDGDVVSPSNINRQLIALHSTIGKPKTEILADRLKDINPSIVLKAEFRYLSCDDIKEILDSEKYDYVIDAIDTLAPKITLIEQCIKRKLKIISSMGAGGRTDPAKIIYGDISDTYHCSLAKAVRKRLQSIGIKKGLKVVFSTEQADKKAVIATSNERNKKSTVGTISYLPAMFGCYLAAFVIRKITEKK; encoded by the coding sequence ATGGATGAATGGCTTTCGCGTACCGGTCTGCTGATAGGCGATGAAAAGTTGCAACGTCTTTCACAATCCAATATACTCGTCGTAGGGACCGGCGGTGTAGGGGCATATGCTGCCGAAATGCTTTGCCGGGCAGGAGTAGGTCGCATGACCATCATCGACGGAGATGTCGTTTCCCCGTCGAACATCAACCGACAGCTCATCGCGTTACATAGTACGATAGGAAAACCGAAAACCGAAATTCTCGCCGACAGGCTGAAAGATATAAATCCCAGTATCGTCCTGAAAGCCGAGTTCCGGTATCTCTCCTGCGACGACATCAAGGAAATCCTCGATTCTGAAAAATACGATTACGTGATCGACGCCATCGACACACTGGCCCCGAAAATAACACTGATAGAACAGTGTATAAAACGAAAACTGAAAATCATATCGTCGATGGGAGCTGGAGGCCGTACCGACCCCGCTAAAATCATTTACGGCGATATTTCGGATACATACCACTGCTCTTTGGCAAAAGCCGTGAGAAAACGCTTACAGTCCATCGGAATAAAAAAAGGGCTGAAAGTTGTTTTCTCCACAGAACAAGCCGACAAAAAAGCCGTTATCGCTACCAGTAACGAACGAAATAAAAAATCGACCGTAGGAACTATCTCTTATCTTCCGGCTATGTTCGGATGCTATCTGGCGGCTTTTGTAATAAGAAAAATCACAGAAAAAAAATGA